In Sphingobacterium sp. lm-10, one DNA window encodes the following:
- a CDS encoding SusC/RagA family TonB-linked outer membrane protein: protein MKQKLLSFILLLTCLSASLYAQERQIRGTVAGSNGASLAGVSVSVLGSNVATQTDANGNFNIKADNGQTLIFSYIGYTGRRVEIGTQNVVNVTLNLGTESLEEIIVTGAYGIQSSARSTSYNAQVLNQEQLNPIRQTNINNALAGKVAGLQVRSQSAAALGRETSIRLRGESGLGSGTGVIYVVDGTILPNSNDINLDDIESVTVLQGPAASALFGSQGAGGAIVMTLIKGRSTPGVGISVNIGAQFEKPYILPAYQNLYAGGTNDQWRTYTWQQGHPEEWRALDGKIYKDSYDDVSWGPRMDGTEYIPWYAWYPGHDRSFQTTNLNAQPNNVRDFYETGVTLNNGITFRQSSEKLDFKVTYNNQYVNGLIPESSLKRNNINVSTAYRVTDKFEVGTNVNYINGQLNGFISDGYGNAATGAFSQWMHRDLDFGIMEELRGLNLNGIYASWNRPNPTQYNPNSPDNFYKGNYYLNPYTFLDFTERITNNDRLFGDVYASYKIIDGLSVKATYRKQQNTVFSEGRDYSELQASHTQAGIFAGYSTNNSYANRQNLEFLASFNRKFEDWSVNANVGTDFFSLTTKGNGGNTVQGLVVPNGFFLSNSRQTPAITNPRSLEKYNAIFGTATVGYKNMVFVNGTLRNDWFSTLPAGNNDVLSKSFGASFVFSDLLPEETKDWLSFGKVRYSWGEIPQALGTNASPFGAYRFPGMNYTINNNQWNGNILMPTPDQLVNPNIRGAVATQQELGIDLEFLRNRVGISATYWDGTEINFPFALSINGASGYTSLLTNIGEITKKGFELQLRGSPIRTAEFNWNVNLTYSKLINNDVVSLSPENNVTRTGAVANVAFAALPQIYHEEGKRWGQLIGSGIMRNEQGVPILDAAGYYQRQDNISYGSVLPDFTGGIQNTFTYKGFNLAFNIDYQFGGKFSSLSSMFGAFSGVTERTAEINDRGFNVRDAVADGGGKKTTGVNANGEAVEFYVPVRTYYENAYGRRTTDEFIFDLDFIKLREISFGYELPAKKMNLERYGIQNANIAVVGRNLWLIHSKTNGEFDPSEISGIAGETSQLPGTRGWGFNLRVGF, encoded by the coding sequence ATGAAACAAAAACTACTCAGTTTTATTCTTCTGCTGACTTGTCTATCGGCAAGTTTGTACGCACAAGAGAGACAAATCCGAGGTACTGTTGCTGGTAGCAATGGAGCTTCTCTTGCAGGAGTTAGTGTTAGTGTATTGGGGAGCAATGTTGCTACTCAGACTGATGCTAATGGAAACTTTAACATTAAGGCAGATAACGGCCAAACCTTGATCTTTTCCTATATAGGATACACAGGAAGACGTGTAGAAATAGGCACTCAAAATGTTGTAAACGTCACCTTAAATCTTGGAACAGAATCTCTCGAAGAGATTATTGTGACCGGCGCTTACGGTATCCAATCTTCAGCCAGATCTACATCTTACAACGCTCAGGTATTAAATCAAGAACAACTTAATCCAATCCGACAAACCAATATCAATAATGCCTTAGCGGGTAAGGTAGCCGGATTGCAAGTGAGAAGCCAGTCTGCTGCAGCCTTGGGTCGTGAAACATCTATTCGCCTAAGAGGCGAAAGTGGTTTGGGATCTGGAACAGGAGTTATTTATGTCGTTGATGGCACGATACTACCTAATTCCAACGACATCAACTTGGACGACATAGAAAGTGTAACCGTACTACAAGGGCCTGCTGCTTCGGCATTATTTGGATCTCAGGGAGCTGGTGGTGCTATCGTAATGACGTTAATAAAAGGAAGATCTACACCTGGCGTAGGTATAAGTGTTAATATAGGAGCACAATTTGAGAAACCGTATATATTACCAGCCTACCAGAACTTATATGCCGGTGGCACCAATGATCAATGGCGCACGTACACTTGGCAACAAGGTCATCCGGAGGAATGGAGAGCGTTAGACGGCAAAATATATAAAGATTCTTATGACGACGTAAGTTGGGGTCCGCGTATGGATGGAACAGAATACATTCCTTGGTATGCCTGGTATCCTGGACACGATCGGTCTTTTCAGACAACAAATCTAAATGCACAACCCAACAATGTAAGGGATTTCTACGAGACCGGCGTTACTTTGAATAACGGTATTACTTTTCGCCAAAGTTCAGAAAAACTAGATTTCAAGGTTACTTATAACAACCAATATGTAAACGGATTGATCCCGGAGAGTTCTTTGAAACGAAACAACATCAATGTTTCTACGGCTTATAGAGTGACCGACAAATTTGAAGTTGGAACCAACGTTAATTATATTAACGGACAGCTAAATGGATTCATCAGTGATGGTTATGGTAATGCCGCGACAGGTGCCTTTAGCCAATGGATGCACCGGGATCTTGACTTCGGAATCATGGAAGAACTTCGTGGTTTAAATCTAAATGGTATCTATGCCAGTTGGAACAGACCAAATCCTACGCAGTACAATCCGAATAGTCCTGACAATTTTTACAAAGGTAATTATTACTTAAACCCTTATACATTCTTAGATTTTACCGAACGTATCACGAATAACGATCGGTTATTTGGAGACGTATACGCTAGTTACAAAATTATAGATGGTTTGTCTGTAAAGGCTACTTACCGCAAGCAACAAAATACGGTTTTCTCTGAAGGTCGTGACTATAGTGAGTTACAGGCCAGTCATACCCAGGCAGGTATTTTCGCGGGCTACAGCACCAATAATTCCTACGCAAATCGTCAGAATTTAGAATTTTTGGCTTCTTTCAACAGGAAATTTGAAGACTGGTCTGTCAATGCAAACGTAGGTACAGATTTCTTCTCCCTTACTACTAAAGGTAATGGTGGTAATACTGTACAAGGTCTGGTGGTTCCCAACGGCTTTTTCTTAAGCAATAGTCGGCAGACTCCTGCAATTACGAACCCGAGGTCATTGGAGAAATACAATGCTATATTTGGTACCGCTACTGTCGGATACAAAAATATGGTTTTTGTAAACGGTACATTGCGTAACGACTGGTTCTCTACATTACCAGCGGGCAATAACGATGTACTCTCTAAATCCTTTGGTGCATCCTTTGTATTCTCTGACTTACTTCCAGAAGAAACTAAAGACTGGTTAAGCTTTGGTAAGGTACGCTATTCGTGGGGAGAAATTCCACAAGCTTTAGGCACAAATGCAAGTCCATTTGGCGCTTATCGGTTTCCGGGCATGAACTACACCATCAACAACAATCAGTGGAATGGCAACATCTTGATGCCTACACCAGATCAGTTAGTGAATCCAAATATTCGTGGGGCAGTCGCCACACAACAAGAGCTTGGTATAGATTTGGAGTTCTTACGTAATCGTGTAGGTATATCTGCAACCTATTGGGATGGTACCGAGATCAACTTTCCTTTTGCGCTGAGCATCAATGGTGCAAGTGGATACACCTCTCTTTTAACTAACATTGGGGAGATCACCAAAAAAGGATTTGAACTACAACTGAGAGGAAGTCCAATTCGCACAGCAGAATTCAACTGGAATGTGAACCTGACTTACTCGAAACTGATCAATAATGACGTGGTTTCACTAAGTCCAGAAAACAATGTCACACGTACAGGAGCGGTAGCGAATGTCGCTTTTGCTGCGCTACCACAAATATATCACGAAGAAGGTAAACGATGGGGACAATTAATCGGTAGCGGTATTATGCGTAATGAGCAAGGTGTTCCAATTCTGGATGCTGCTGGCTACTACCAAAGACAGGATAATATTTCCTATGGTAGCGTCCTTCCAGACTTTACGGGTGGTATCCAAAACACCTTTACCTATAAAGGGTTTAATCTTGCCTTCAATATTGATTACCAATTTGGCGGTAAATTCTCTTCTCTTTCCAGCATGTTTGGCGCTTTCAGTGGAGTTACAGAACGCACAGCGGAGATCAACGATCGCGGATTCAATGTGAGAGATGCCGTGGCCGATGGCGGTGGTAAGAAAACTACGGGTGTTAATGCAAACGGCGAAGCCGTTGAATTCTACGTGCCGGTGCGCACTTATTACGAAAATGCATATGGCCGTCGTACCACAGATGAATTTATTTTTGACCTAGATTTCATCAAACTTCGTGAAATATCGTTCGGATATGAGCTTCCTGCAAAGAAGATGAATTTAGAAAGATATGGCATACAGAATGCAAACATCGCTGTGGTCGGCAGAAATCTTTGGTTAATTCACTCTAAAACAAATGGTGAGTTTGATCCCTCAGAAATCAGTGGTATCGCAGGCGAGACTTCCCAGCTTCCAGGAACAAGAGGTTGGGGATTCAATTTGCGTGTAGGGTTTTAA
- a CDS encoding SusD/RagB family nutrient-binding outer membrane lipoprotein, whose product MKNIHKVILSAFLLSSLSSCDSLSDFGDTNVNPGAVTTPVYSALLTNVQAGLGGSYAYDLRSGLYAQYFSETQYTETSRYSAPQLAFTGYYSGHLNDLQNIIDNSGNANLSAIATILQQYIFLFVTNMWGDVPYSEALRGTGTLLPKYDRQEDIYRGIFQKLGEAIVSFDNSPIAGDIIYSGNIDSWRRTANSIKLLAAIQLSKKVPAANGFAAQAFQEALAATGGIITTNAQNFRLVYPGGNYQSAYFATYLTRSDYSVSATMTDLLKSLDDNRQSIYGGASNASGAGATTSSSTGVPYGLERPATLAFTEANPTWARILRGDKRMDTSPVFLITAAQTTLARAEAADLGWTTESVATLYPQGISLSFEQWGATYNAASYLSNANVALTAVGTNQRQISIQRFIASYPDGAQAWNIWRKSGHPTLTPSPAPLTPSGLIPRRYVYTDAELLSNPESAAAAIALLPGGNNQDSRVWWDQP is encoded by the coding sequence ATGAAAAACATACATAAAGTTATATTGTCAGCATTTTTACTTAGTAGTCTATCTTCTTGTGACTCACTAAGTGATTTTGGAGATACGAATGTAAATCCTGGAGCAGTAACAACTCCAGTATACAGTGCACTGCTTACCAATGTGCAAGCAGGCTTGGGAGGTAGTTATGCCTATGATTTGCGGAGTGGGCTATACGCTCAATATTTTTCCGAAACACAGTACACCGAGACTTCCCGGTACTCTGCCCCACAACTGGCTTTTACAGGCTATTATTCCGGTCATCTAAACGATCTACAGAACATCATCGATAATAGCGGAAATGCTAATCTATCGGCCATAGCGACCATTTTACAGCAATACATCTTTCTATTTGTTACGAATATGTGGGGCGATGTCCCTTATTCGGAAGCATTGAGAGGAACTGGTACACTATTACCTAAGTACGATAGACAAGAAGACATTTATCGAGGAATATTTCAAAAATTAGGAGAGGCGATTGTATCTTTCGACAACAGTCCGATAGCAGGTGATATTATCTACTCTGGCAACATCGATAGTTGGAGACGCACCGCAAATTCAATAAAACTGTTGGCCGCCATTCAATTATCTAAAAAGGTGCCTGCGGCAAACGGTTTTGCTGCTCAAGCTTTTCAAGAGGCGTTAGCAGCAACCGGAGGCATTATTACCACCAATGCACAAAACTTTAGACTAGTGTATCCAGGTGGCAACTATCAAAGCGCGTACTTTGCTACGTACTTGACACGATCAGATTATTCTGTTAGTGCTACCATGACAGATTTACTGAAGTCGCTGGATGATAACAGACAAAGTATATACGGAGGAGCGAGTAATGCTTCTGGAGCTGGAGCAACCACGTCCTCAAGTACGGGAGTGCCTTATGGTTTGGAACGACCTGCTACTTTAGCTTTTACAGAAGCAAATCCAACGTGGGCGAGAATTCTGCGAGGCGATAAGCGTATGGATACTTCACCTGTTTTCCTAATAACCGCAGCGCAGACTACGTTAGCAAGAGCAGAAGCGGCAGACTTAGGTTGGACTACAGAAAGTGTTGCCACGCTTTATCCTCAAGGCATTAGTTTATCATTTGAACAATGGGGCGCAACATATAACGCTGCTAGCTATTTGAGTAATGCAAATGTTGCTTTGACAGCGGTCGGAACAAACCAACGACAAATATCGATACAGCGCTTCATCGCGAGCTATCCTGATGGCGCACAAGCATGGAACATCTGGCGGAAGTCTGGGCACCCAACTTTGACACCTTCTCCGGCTCCATTAACGCCGTCGGGACTTATCCCTCGCCGATATGTTTACACGGATGCAGAGTTGCTATCCAATCCAGAAAGTGCCGCTGCAGCTATTGCCTTACTTCCAGGAGGAAACAATCAAGATTCCAGAGTGTGGTGGGATCAACCATAA
- a CDS encoding glycoside hydrolase family 95 protein — protein MKYSYLLITFFIAFSVKAQSSLDLTYNKPAFNWMTEALPIGNGELGAMFFGGIHQEEIQFNEKSFWSGDQEVRGAYQHFGRLLFNFDSTSNNIENYVRSLSLDSAVGTVSYINDGIRYKREYFASNPDQAIIIRISAENRQNAVSFALALEDSDGHLASITANELCFSGNKDLISYAARVNVISDGGRVVPANDRIEVREANAVTIILTAGTNYDSASLSYTSSSLSELEQKMEQRISNAQNIAYKTLKQRHVNDYKSLFDRVNFSLEGASDAKSTYELLKTPDDPYLHMLYYQYGRYLMISSSRGMSLPNNLQGLWNNSNNPPWESDIHTNINIQMNYWPAEQTNLSICHKPFLDYIYNEALKVGGNWQKQAKDIDARGWTLNTQSNIFGHTDWNANRPANAWYCMHLWDHYLYTNDLDYLEKQALPVMIASCEFWFDRLIEGPDGKLIAPDEWSPEHGEWEDGVAYAQQLIWSLFTNTKDACDVLNIKNRFTDSLSEKLSRLDDGVAIGEWGQIREWRVQAERLENDHRHLSHLIGLYPGKQISRLKNMEYAAAAKKSLIGRGDKGTGWSRAWKIACWARLFDGEKSYQLLLAALNHTTHTELSMDGEHGGVYANLFCAHPPFQIDGNFGATAAITEMLLQSQHDEIHLLPALPGAWTHGSISGLKAVGNYTVSLEWKEGGIKSGSIHAESSRPCRIRSATPILFQSDDVVYSFSEGYHVYEFGAVEGTTYHFNRS, from the coding sequence ATGAAATATAGCTACCTGCTAATCACCTTTTTTATTGCCTTTAGTGTTAAAGCTCAAAGCTCTCTTGATCTTACTTACAACAAACCTGCATTCAACTGGATGACCGAGGCATTACCAATTGGTAATGGCGAATTGGGCGCAATGTTTTTCGGAGGTATTCACCAGGAAGAAATACAGTTTAATGAAAAGTCGTTTTGGAGTGGTGATCAGGAAGTCAGAGGAGCCTATCAACATTTTGGTCGGTTATTGTTCAATTTCGATTCTACCTCAAACAATATTGAAAATTATGTTCGATCGCTTTCGCTGGATAGTGCGGTAGGAACAGTGAGTTACATTAACGATGGTATTCGCTACAAAAGAGAATATTTTGCTAGTAATCCAGACCAAGCTATCATCATCCGCATATCTGCCGAAAATAGGCAAAATGCTGTTTCCTTCGCTTTAGCACTGGAAGATTCGGATGGGCATTTGGCTTCTATAACAGCAAATGAGCTCTGCTTTTCAGGGAATAAGGATTTAATAAGCTATGCTGCTCGTGTGAATGTCATCTCCGATGGAGGGCGTGTAGTGCCAGCTAATGATAGGATCGAAGTTCGGGAAGCGAATGCTGTAACCATCATTTTAACCGCCGGTACCAACTATGATAGTGCTTCGCTATCTTACACTTCTTCCTCGCTGTCTGAGCTCGAACAAAAAATGGAACAACGGATCTCGAATGCTCAGAACATCGCTTACAAGACATTAAAACAAAGGCATGTGAACGATTACAAATCACTTTTTGATCGTGTTAATTTCTCTTTAGAGGGAGCTTCCGATGCAAAATCCACTTACGAGCTTTTGAAGACGCCCGATGATCCCTACCTACATATGTTGTACTATCAATATGGGCGATATTTAATGATTAGTTCGTCTCGTGGCATGTCTTTACCCAATAATTTGCAAGGATTGTGGAACAATAGCAACAATCCGCCATGGGAATCTGATATTCATACGAACATCAATATTCAAATGAATTATTGGCCTGCCGAACAGACTAATCTATCGATCTGTCATAAGCCATTTCTGGATTATATTTATAATGAAGCATTGAAGGTTGGCGGCAATTGGCAAAAGCAGGCTAAAGACATCGACGCACGGGGTTGGACATTAAATACACAAAGTAATATTTTCGGACATACGGACTGGAATGCAAATCGTCCTGCAAATGCGTGGTATTGCATGCATCTCTGGGATCACTACCTGTATACAAACGATCTTGATTATTTAGAAAAACAGGCTTTGCCAGTCATGATAGCATCGTGTGAGTTTTGGTTTGATAGACTGATAGAAGGTCCGGACGGGAAGTTAATTGCTCCGGATGAATGGTCTCCAGAACATGGTGAATGGGAGGATGGTGTCGCTTATGCACAGCAGTTAATTTGGAGTTTATTTACCAATACGAAGGATGCCTGCGATGTATTAAACATCAAAAATAGATTTACAGATAGTTTATCTGAAAAATTATCTCGGTTAGACGATGGGGTTGCAATCGGAGAGTGGGGACAGATTCGTGAATGGCGCGTGCAGGCCGAACGCCTAGAGAATGATCATCGGCATCTATCGCATTTAATAGGATTGTATCCTGGTAAACAGATATCACGTTTGAAGAACATGGAGTATGCAGCTGCAGCTAAAAAGTCGTTAATAGGTCGGGGAGATAAAGGAACCGGTTGGAGCAGGGCGTGGAAGATTGCCTGTTGGGCGAGATTATTCGATGGAGAAAAGTCCTATCAATTGTTATTAGCAGCGCTAAATCATACGACGCATACCGAATTGAGTATGGATGGTGAACATGGCGGGGTTTATGCGAATCTTTTTTGTGCGCATCCACCATTTCAAATAGATGGAAATTTTGGGGCTACGGCGGCGATTACCGAAATGCTTTTGCAAAGTCAGCATGATGAGATTCATCTTCTGCCCGCATTACCTGGTGCTTGGACTCATGGAAGTATTAGTGGGTTAAAGGCTGTGGGGAATTATACGGTAAGCTTGGAGTGGAAAGAAGGGGGTATAAAAAGTGGATCTATACATGCAGAGTCATCCAGACCTTGTCGTATTCGCAGCGCTACTCCAATTTTATTTCAATCGGACGATGTCGTTTACTCATTTTCGGAAGGATACCATGTCTATGAGTTTGGAGCTGTAGAGGGCACAACGTATCATTTTAACAGATCGTAA